In Spirochaetota bacterium, a single genomic region encodes these proteins:
- a CDS encoding DNA translocase FtsK — protein MSSDRRFQEITGVFIFLFSLMLLLALASFSIDDYRLLSESRPVGNLMGPFGAWISNFLHIAFGISSYILVAIMVLAGWHVVKKGNIAGSMERIFALSFLLVSFAALCGLFGRDAVPQRAGGYVGLYLTQFCSHFMGNVGGALVVVVLNLAALLMLGVFSLSSLFIAFPGGKLQAAVRGAFIMLQRRRDPDAAPLTRIDEEMKKNARRAAKPPWVVKRRVHIYRGRVMGEEEDAFPRGIGLLEFRAPSADGERREEGSCAAYADVEMNADGVYETEIIEARRSSDFADWSEAYEPEAATESRRDGISQTADVADDAKPHEVPEIHEEEHPAPVDEGEIEYNEKPVEPPVATDRLRFAALSDDDTIPEAISAEDREAVAAAATVRSGATDRREAESTRAKKGAGEIQQTFDFGDEETGPRVFETIAINRDYIIPAAFLQPSSASDAESWKSEIIKNSELLVNTLNDFGIESRVVNVNRGPVITLYEMQIAPGIKVNRIVGLSDDIAMALSGSRVRIVAPIPGKSAIGVEVPNRKREMVNLGDIITAKEYQSYPGSLKVSLGKDILGKPVTLDLKKLPHLLIAGATGSGKSVCVNAIITSLIYNYDPNYVRFILVDPKMVELQLYNGIPHLLTPVIVEPHVAPKALKWAMYEMERRYRLLSQINTRDIERYNQKVAGYGDSYERLPYIVVIMDELADLMMVAQKEIEGFITRIAQKARAVGIHLVLATQRPSVDVITGIIKANFPARIAFQVAQKTDSRTIIDQNGAEKLLGKGDMLYQSPTSSFPVRIQGAYVSEDEIQVVVKHLRSLGSPNYIDIDAGIFEEELSGDDDGDDDELFVEALKIVEETKKASASYLQRRLSIGYNRAARIIELMEDRGYIGAQQGSKPREVYV, from the coding sequence AGATCACAGGCGTATTCATATTTCTCTTTTCGCTGATGCTCCTGCTCGCGCTCGCGAGTTTTTCGATCGACGATTACCGTCTGCTCTCCGAAAGCAGGCCGGTGGGCAACCTGATGGGCCCGTTCGGAGCGTGGATCTCGAATTTTCTACATATAGCCTTCGGAATCTCCTCGTATATCCTGGTCGCGATCATGGTGCTTGCCGGCTGGCACGTCGTTAAAAAGGGGAACATTGCCGGATCGATGGAGCGCATCTTCGCGCTCTCATTTCTGCTGGTGAGTTTTGCCGCGCTCTGCGGGCTCTTCGGACGCGACGCCGTGCCCCAGCGGGCGGGTGGATATGTAGGGTTGTATCTAACGCAGTTTTGCTCTCACTTTATGGGTAATGTCGGCGGCGCGCTCGTGGTGGTGGTGCTCAATCTCGCGGCTCTTCTCATGCTTGGCGTTTTCTCGCTTTCATCGCTTTTCATCGCCTTTCCGGGCGGAAAGCTACAAGCGGCGGTACGCGGGGCCTTTATCATGCTCCAGCGCCGCCGGGACCCGGATGCCGCGCCGCTAACGCGAATCGACGAAGAGATGAAAAAGAACGCAAGGCGGGCGGCCAAGCCGCCCTGGGTGGTCAAGCGCCGTGTCCACATTTACCGCGGGAGGGTGATGGGCGAGGAAGAGGACGCGTTTCCACGGGGTATCGGGCTGCTTGAGTTCAGGGCGCCATCCGCGGATGGCGAACGCCGGGAGGAAGGGAGCTGTGCGGCGTATGCTGATGTTGAAATGAACGCCGATGGCGTCTACGAGACCGAGATCATCGAAGCGCGGCGATCTTCCGACTTCGCTGACTGGAGTGAGGCGTACGAACCCGAGGCGGCAACGGAATCGAGACGTGATGGTATTTCGCAGACCGCGGACGTCGCGGACGACGCAAAACCGCATGAGGTCCCCGAAATCCATGAAGAGGAACACCCGGCGCCGGTGGATGAGGGCGAGATCGAATACAACGAGAAGCCCGTCGAACCGCCGGTCGCAACCGACCGGCTTCGATTCGCGGCCCTGTCCGATGACGATACGATTCCCGAAGCGATATCGGCAGAAGACCGGGAAGCCGTAGCGGCGGCGGCAACCGTTCGTTCCGGGGCCACCGACCGGCGCGAAGCCGAAAGCACCCGCGCGAAGAAAGGGGCGGGTGAAATCCAGCAGACCTTCGATTTCGGCGACGAGGAGACGGGGCCGCGCGTCTTCGAGACGATCGCCATCAACCGCGATTACATCATACCGGCGGCCTTTCTGCAGCCCTCGTCGGCATCGGACGCCGAGAGCTGGAAGAGCGAGATCATCAAAAACTCCGAGCTCCTGGTCAACACTCTGAACGATTTCGGGATCGAGTCGCGCGTGGTGAACGTCAACCGGGGGCCGGTCATTACGCTCTACGAAATGCAGATTGCGCCGGGGATAAAGGTGAACCGCATCGTGGGCCTTTCGGACGACATCGCCATGGCGCTTTCGGGGTCGCGCGTGCGCATCGTAGCGCCGATCCCGGGAAAGTCGGCCATCGGCGTGGAGGTGCCCAACAGGAAGCGCGAGATGGTGAACCTGGGAGACATCATCACCGCGAAGGAATACCAGTCCTACCCCGGAAGCCTGAAGGTGTCGCTGGGCAAGGACATTTTGGGAAAGCCCGTCACGCTCGACCTCAAGAAGCTCCCGCATTTGCTCATCGCCGGCGCCACCGGCAGCGGCAAGTCCGTGTGCGTAAACGCCATCATCACAAGCCTCATCTACAATTACGATCCGAACTACGTGCGCTTCATCCTGGTCGACCCGAAGATGGTGGAGCTGCAGCTCTACAACGGCATCCCGCACCTCCTCACGCCGGTGATCGTGGAGCCGCACGTGGCGCCCAAGGCGCTGAAGTGGGCGATGTACGAAATGGAGCGGCGGTATCGGCTTCTGTCACAGATCAACACGCGCGACATCGAGCGCTACAACCAGAAGGTGGCGGGCTACGGCGACTCGTACGAGCGGCTGCCGTATATCGTCGTCATCATGGACGAGCTCGCCGACCTCATGATGGTGGCGCAGAAGGAGATCGAGGGATTCATCACCCGCATCGCGCAGAAGGCGCGCGCGGTGGGGATCCACCTGGTGCTCGCCACGCAGCGGCCGTCGGTCGACGTGATCACCGGCATCATCAAGGCGAACTTCCCGGCGCGGATCGCCTTCCAGGTGGCGCAGAAGACCGACTCGCGCACCATCATCGACCAGAACGGCGCGGAGAAGCTGCTCGGCAAGGGGGACATGCTTTATCAGTCGCCCACGAGTTCGTTTCCGGTGCGCATCCAGGGTGCGTATGTCTCCGAGGACGAGATTCAGGTCGTGGTTAAGCACCTGCGCTCGCTCGGCAGTCCCAACTACATCGACATCGACGCGGGCATCTTCGAGGAGGAACTGTCGGGCGATGACGACGGCGACGATGACGAGCTCTTCGTGGAGGCGCTCAAGATCGTGGAGGAGACCAAAAAGGCCTCGGCCTCGTACCTGCAGCGGCGCCTTTCGATAGGCTACAACCGCGCGGCGCGC